The sequence tctcaATTTCCCCCCAGTGTTGCTTAGTACAGGATGTGCAGCTTAAAGTTGCCACCAAGAACCATTTGCTCCAGCAATTACCTCGAACAAGTTATTCAATTAATCCCATCTTCAGTGTCTTCAATgattctcaccaccacttctcagaACAAAAGCCCTTCGGGCCACTTTGCATATCACAGGTTGGGAAGGGGGTGGAGGCAGTATAAGAGTGTTCCAAACAGACAAATACATACCAGATCCGGCCTTCGCCTCGTCACTGCAACAAAAGACCCTTCGCCCGGGACCCAAAATGCAGCCGATGTTCTTAGACCGGACTTTCTACCCAGCTTTCGTCTCCGATCCCTGCGCCTTTTACCCGGCCCGGTGTTCCTCTCCCTACACCAAGCCCCAGGAAGAAGCTCCAGCCAAGAAGCGACCCTTCACCGTTGAGTTTCTGCTCTCCAAGTCTCCCCGAGAGGGCGGCGAATGCTGTGGGCAGCCGCTTGAGCCCCGAGTGCCTGTCTATCCGAGTGCTGTGTGCGCCCCGCTGCCCGCGGGGTACCCCGTCCTCTGCCAGGCTCAGGATTACTATAGTCAGCCGTGGTACAGCAGATGGGACATGAACGGTGTAGGTAAGGACTTTCTGAATTTGGTATTCTCACTAGCGCATTGGGAcatgtttgcatgtgtgtgtgtgtagattttaTTAATTTATCTGTTTACTGTGCCCACACTGGGTGTTATTGATttaaattacaacaatgactgcactccaaaacgaacttcattggctgtaaagcgctttgagacgtctggtggtcgtgaaaggcgctatataaatccaagtttttctttttgaTCTGTGTCGATTTTGGGTACAGTTGGATCAAACGTTTGCTGGCATCTTTCAGGTGTAGAGTTTGCATGACCTAAAAGCATCAATCTCTAAGATAGTTATTTCATGTTATTTTGCTCTGTTTTCTCTGAtactctaaatctctctctctcggtatctctgtctgtctgtgtccctcactctctctctcgttccattTTACTCCCACTCCCCAGCTCGCCCCTTTTCGCTCGCTCCTCGCTCCCTGAACCCTCGACTATCACTTTCCCGAGGACTCGGACAGAGGACCAATGGCCCTCAATGACCAAACTATCTTATTCCAAGGCGAATGAAGCTTTCCTGCTGGTTTCTGTTAGGACCGACAATGTTGAGGGGCATTTTGATGGAATCAaagtgtgtaaaattatgaaggaATGGGACAGAGTAGAAAGATACCGTCTGGTTTCCAGTGATTAAGGGTTAGAAGGAAGGGGTGGTGAATATTAGATTAAATGTaagaaatttaggacagagatcaGGAGACTTTTTTTACACACAGGGTTGTGAAGCTATGGAATGCACTCCGGTAGTTGGTGATTGAAGCAGAAACTGTTAACATTTAAAATAGGTTAGATGGATGGTTGAAGGAAGGGGGAATCGGGGACATGGGAACGGGGCTTAGGACAACTGGGAATGTGCAGTATAAACACCaatacagactggttgggccgaacgtgcggtcaattctatgtaattctataattTCACAGGTCGTTGAGAATGTCTGTGAGCCTGACTTTATTCCAATTCTCTCTTTCAGACTGGGGCTTCAGTCGACCAACCCTACTCCAGCCAATCCCCGCCAAAAATGTCAAGCTAAAGCGCTTCAGAGCCATCTTCACTCAGGAACAGctcacagtgctggagagggagttcAGGAAGCACCGCTACATAATCGGCCCTCAGAGGGTGGGCTTGGCTGCTGCTCTGGGCCTGACAGTACTGCAGGTATGATCTGTTCATGATCATAGAACGAAATGGTGGACAGCCACCTCTAACCTACAAGCATTTTTTGTGGTTTCATTTTATTTGGTAATACACTTACATACAATTCCTTTCACTGTTTTAACACTATCAATAGTcgatttaaaataaatggattaatcAGAAACTTAGCTCTGACAATAGCTTTGCAAATGTGCTGCCCACAGGCAGGATTTAGGTTTAATTCCTGTGACAGAAATTTACCAAATCTATAATTTCAAAAATAACAACACGCATTAAAGTTGGCAAAGTTTATTTTGACTGTATTTTGCTTGATTCCAGGTGAAGGTTTGGTTTCAGAACAGACGGATCAAATGGAAGAAGAACATCGAAAAACTTCAGCAAGTCAATCCCGCCGAGCAGGCTGTGACCACTGCCCGGCGCAGGACCCTCAGGGCAGGCGCTGAGGGCAGCCCGCCAACCCAGGAAGAAGCAAGAGATCTCCCGGGGAAGCGAGCCACTGACAATATCGGCCGTCTGCGTGTTTCCGTTTGACCAACTTTACCCTCAGGACTCTTctgaagaatgttttcattaattacCTTTTTTTTGTACAGTATAAGGAAAAACAAACTTGTTAAACAAGATTGatcgccttgtaaatgtctggctgAGTGTATGGAGCTCCGTTTTATGGAGATGTGTATTGATTTTATTTATAAATCACGGATTGATCAGGATCCCCTATTCGCCTGTTATTTATTACTCCAGTTTTAAGGTCCATACTGATCCCCAGCTCTTATCTGGAAACTTGCTCGCCGAACTAAGCTACAGTTATACTGTCACTTGTCTTATCAATGTACATTTGACAGTATACAACTCAGGGACTGGCGGGATATGAAACCCCCTGCAGTCGATCATCGCACACCGATTGGAGTTTAACCAGAGTGCACTATAACTCCAGACAGAGGGATACCCGTAAGGGTCAGCGTTCCCTACATAGCAAACCCATTGAAAGTCAACCTCTCGGTGAACCCTGTGGACACACCCTCTGAGCAGGGCAGGGAGGAGTGTTGCAGGCGTCCTGAGGaaatgggtgggggtggggaggcagtCCTGTGGGAGGGGTCTTGTCCCTCTGGCTCCTTAGGTGCCATcgtaacattaggaacaggagcaggccattcagcccctggagcctgttccaccattcaattagatcagggctgacCTCTACGTCAACTCCAGTTACCcatctttccatatcccttgatattcttACCGAATAAAAATCTATCCATTTGGTCTTCAAAGTGCACTTATTTTCAGAGGATGCGTTTGGTGCTCGATTTGATCTTTTTATATTACTTGGCTCATCTCACCTGCATTTCGACCCCGGCCTAACGGGAGTATAGATGATCAAATCATTGAACTTTACTGCCGCTTTAAACACGTATAGCTTCTATTTTATTAAGAGACAGACAGCTTGAATCAATAAAAAAACGACGTTCGAGTTATAAAGTCCTCACGTTAGCACGGTCAGAGATAATGTCGGTCTTTCCAGTCACATCACACATACTGAGTTAAAGTTATGGGCCCTCAATCCAACGGCGAAACCTTCTCCTGGTCTTAAAAATATACTCCTCGCAAAAAAATCGGATTATTACCTCGCATGAAAAAAACAGGAGCACTCTCTATCTACACACTCCATTCTTGTTAGTTCCCGCCCCCAGTATTTTGTCTGCTGACCAGGTAAATAACTTGTAACCCTGTTAACTTCTAGACAGGTTATCAGTTTATGCAAAGTATGGGAGATGCGGGTTGTTTGATGTCGCTGCCGACCACAGACTGGGTATGTGCACGGCCAATGAATGGAAATCTAGGATTAGCTAACTCCGCTTGGTCCCAGAATTTCTCTTTTCTGTTTCTCCGTTCATTTCACCTGGTTGGAAGCAAAGCAGGAACTATAATCGTAATTGATATAAATAAAACTGTGAGCCCAGTTCCTTCTATATCGCATGAAGTCAATCCAAAGCAGTATTCATTACTATAATAGGGCAATCATCGTATGGAGCTATTTATGTTGCCATCACCGAATCTTGCTGTCGAGTTGGCGAGCCGAATACCGGCCTTCCGCAACCGGAGTGACTGAAGGGCATTGTCACAGAAAATAACTTTCCGATTTATGATCAGTTTCCTTTGTTTTATTTATAATCTGGGTGATTATTATTTGTGCAGCTTTAAATAGGGGGCTCTTTTATAAAAAATAATTTTGGATTTGGGTTGATGACACTTGGGGGTGTTGTCCGAATTGGCCACTGAAAAGAGGAGAGCCGAATACCactgttttatttttcatatgAACAAGTGTCTGACCAGTCAACAGTGAAtagagaacataggaacaggagtaggccattaagcccttcgagcctgttctgccattcaatgagatcatggctgatctggaaccTAACTTCATATCCCTGCCTTTGGCCCAGAAaatggggaaacttttaaaaaccagcaaaggacgactaaaaaaataataaagagtgggaagatagattatgagtaaACTACCaaaaatatataaacagatagtaagagtttctacaggtatataaaaaggaagagagtagttaaagtaaacattatttccttagaggatgagactggagaattaataatggggaacagggaaatggcagagactttgaacaaatattttgtatcggtcttcatggtagaagagacttaaaacatcccaataatggataatcaaggggctatagagagggaggaaattaaaacaagcactatcactaaagaaaaagtactaggcaaactaatggggctaaaggtgatcaagtcctctggacctgatggcttgcattctagtatcttaaaagaaatggctgcagagatagtggatgcattggttgtaatccaccaaaattccctggattctggagaggtccgagcagattggaaaatcgcaaatgtaacgcccctatttaaaaaaggaggcagacataaagcaggaaactatagaccagttagcctaacatctgtcattaggaaaatgctagagtccattattaaagaagcagtagcaggacatttggaaaagcataatactgtcaagcacagtcagcatggttttatgaaagggaaaccatatttgacaaatttgttggaggatgtaatgagcagggtggataagggggaaccagtggatgtggtgtatttggatttccagaaggcattcgataaggtaccacataaaaggttactgcacaagataaaagctcacgcagttgggtgtaatatattagcatggatagcggattggctaattaacagaaaacagagttaggataaatgggtaattttacggttggcaaatggtaactggtggggtgccacagggattggtgctggggccttatagaaacatagaaatttacagtgcagaaggaggccatttcggcccatcgtgtccacgccggccgacaaagagctgcacggccctcggtcagcatccctgaaggttacatataaaccaatgaacaatggcggaaaggcaaagagcacccagcccaaccagtccgccctacacaactgcgacaccccctataCTGAAACAttatacactccatcccaaccggaacaatgtgatctcctgggagaggcaaaagccagataaaaacccaggccaatttagggagaaaaaaaatctgggaaaattcctctctgacccatcaaaaccagtccaggagatcatcctggccgtatttgattccctgtagtacttaccattaacaactcttagaaacttttaaaataaattgggaatatcaacttttaacttttaaaataactttggaaatcaccttcctaatgcctgccccccaaacaagcctcgggccatctaccatcaatggcgctactcggcgccgagcttgtggccaacacttcgccgtaggcaattagatttatagagctgtgcctggtctccagttgtcttggactcccttgccactggaccaagaccttgttcagttaagcccgtgtggttgccggtgtgcagcggccaccccatgttaaaagaactcgcgcacaggcatcttccacttcgtcagtatgaagttccggacctggaacgtcaggaccctcatggacaattccaacagcaacaggccggaacgccgcaccgccatagttgcctaggaactcagatgttttgacgttgacatcgccgccctaagtgagacccagcgggcaggggaaggccagttgaaggaacatggtggagattacaccttcttctggaaagggaaaccagaggcagaacgccgccttcatggagttagctttgccatcaagaatgagctggtcggccgcctcaaagactccccctgtggtgttaacgaatgcctcatgactcttcgtattaccctatcccggaaccaatgcgccacagtcaccagtgcgtatgcccctacactcgatgcaacggatgaggctaaagagggtttttattccaacctcgagacatccttgtcccacatccccatgggcgacaaattgatcctcctgggtgattttaatgccagggtcggcaaagacacagccctctggggaggcgtgattgttagagagggggtagggaaagccaactccagcggtaccctactcctgacaaaatgtctcgaacatgaactcatcaccaacaccctgttctgccagagggtcaAATACaaagcattgtggcaacaccctcgctccaaatactggcacctgcttgactatgtcatcgtccgagccaagaatcgcaaggatgtgcgcatcacccgtgccatgacaggagctgacgactcctGGACGGACCAACACCTAATaacatccatcatcaacattaacattgccccaaagcagcggGGActgcagaagcagttctgcaaaaaagttaatgccggggcacttagagacccagctaagagagccttatacagccagcgcctcacggccaatctggcgtgccttgatgaccctgagatgctgaatgcccacagtgcttggtctgccctccaggcctctataacccagtgcctgtgaagagacacttgatcactcaaccagaaaacatcaggactaatttgatgaaaatgatcaggagatcgaagaactaatagatcacaagcgcaaagcatttctgagcctcaagcaacaacccaactcaggagctgcaaagcaacattacagacgactcaaggctcaggtccaacaaaaaacccgggacctaaagaacaggtggtggatggagaaagcagaagagatacaacaactggccgacagccatgatatgcgaggattcttcgctgctgtcaaggccacctatggtccaagctcccaaggccccaccccactcctggccaagaacggggaaacactcatcaaggacaccgaggctgtcagggcccgatggaaggagcactttgaagatctccttaatcgagactctgcctttgactcgagtgttctcgactccatcccgcagcacacaacccgccaccaactcagtgaaactccaacgttgcacgaggtaggcaaagccataaaacagctcaagaataacaaggctacgggtgcggatggaatccctgctgaggcgctaaagtatggcggagaggcgctgttggcgcggatacatgacctcatctctctcatctgtagggaggagagcatgccgggagatctcagagatgcagtgattgtgaccattttttaaaaaggggacaagtccgactgcggcaactacaggggaatctccctgctatcagccactgggaaagttgtagctagagttctcctcaatcgtcttctccctgtggccgaggagctcctcccggaatcacaatgcggattttgtcctctacggagcacaacagacatgatctttgcagcgggacaattgcaggaaaaatgcagggagcagcgccagcccttatacatggccttttttgatcttacaaaggcctttgacactgtcaactgtgagggtctatggagcgctgtcctccatttcagatgcccccaaaagtttatcaacatccctcacctgtttcacgatgacatgcaggccgtgatccttaccaactgatccattacagatccaatccatgtcctgactgaggtcaaacagggctgcatcaccgctccaaccctcttctcaatcttcctcgccgccatgctccacctcacaatcaacaagctccctgctggagtggaactgaactacagaaccagtggggagctgtttaacctacgccgcctccaggccaggtccaagatcaccccaacctctgtcaatgAGCTGCagaatgtggacgacgcctgcgtctgcacacattcagaggctgaactccaggatatagtcaatgtattcactgaggcatatgaaagcatgggccttacgcttgacatccgtaagacaaaggtcctccaccagcctgtcaccgccgctcagcactgccctccaatcatcaagatccacgatgcggccctggacaacgtggaccatttcccatatctcgggagcctcttatcaacaaaggcagacattgatgcagagattcaacatcgcctcgagtgcaccagtgcagccttcggccatctgaggaaaagagtgtttgaagaccaggccctcaaatctaccaccaagctcatggtctacagggcaatagtaatacccgccctcctgtgtggatctgaggcatggacgatgtatagaaggcacctcaagttgctggagatatatcaccaacgatgtctccgcaaaatcctgcaaatcccctgaagacaggcgcaccaacatcagtgtcctcagtcaggctaacatccccagtattgaagcactgaccacacttgatcagcttcgctgggcaggccacatagttcacatgccagatacgagactccctaagaaaatgctttatgcggagctccttcatggtaaacgagccaaaggaggacagtggaaacgttataaggacaccctcaaagcctccctggtaaagtgcgacatcaccactgacacctgggagaccctggccgaagaccgcccgaggtggagaaagtacatccgggagggcgttgaactcttcaaGTCTCAATGTAAagcgcatgaagaggccaagcgcaggtagcggaaggagcacgcggcaaaccagcccccctgaccccttccctcgatgaatgtctgtcccacctgtaacagggtctgtgactctcgtatcggactgttcaactatcaaagaactcactttgggagtggaagcaagtcttcctcaattccaagggactgcctatgatgaccattATATCCGTGGCTGTCAACAAAAGTTATCCAGTCtaaccccaattaccagctctaagtccataaccctgcaggttaaggcactttaagtgcccatccaaccatctcttaaaagtagtgagggtttctgcatccaccactcttccaggcaatgagttccagatctccacaacactctgcgtaaagaaaccctccctcaaatccccataAACCTTCCAGCAAAAACCTTAAAACTacgcccctcgtaatagacccctccaccaatggaaataggcccttagtaTTCacttccaggcccctcaatattttgtacacctcaatgaggtctcctctcagcctcctctgttccaatgagaacaaacccagcctatccaatctgtcctcataactaagattctccattccaggcagcattctagtaaatctcctctgcaccctctagtggaatcacgaccttcctataatacggcgaccagaactgtacgcagtgcaccagctgtggcctaaccaaagtattatacaatttaagcataaccataacctccctgctcttatattctatgcctcggccaataaaggcaagcattccgtatgccttcttaaccaccttatccacctggcctgcaactttcagggatctgtggacaaacactccaaggtccctttgttcatctacactattaagtggcctaccgcttaatgtgtataccctttccttattagccctcccaaagtgcatcacctcacacttctctgaattaaattccatttgccactgctctacccacctgaccagtagattgatatcctcctgcagcccatgaccttcctcttcattatcaaccacatagccaattttagtgtcgcctgcaaacttcttaatcatactccctatattcaaatctaaatcgttgatatataccacaaagagcaagggacccagtactgaaccctgcggaaccccactggaaacatccttccagtcacaaaaacatcgatcaaccattaccctttgcttcctatctccactgaagcactgaccacactcgatcagcttcgttgggcaggccacatagtttgcatgccagatacaagactccctaagcaattaaaaaaaaaaaatttgtattttttttttaatgttttattcgttgccaatctttccaattctttgtcagatcaacttatcagatcataaacgccaaaggtcaccttgggcccattcaaggatcactctgtgccaatgtttttgctcttagccaaaaggcctagagccaaagcaccgttcctggaagtactgcaataccaggttcgtgccatggaggtggatgggtcaagccccccacccacctcctatttccaaaaagcataggagaaccaccttcctgatccagggagaaccaaaaGGCCGAGAGCGAGAGGCCgagaagactccctaagcaaatgctttatgcggagctccttcatggtaaacgagccaaaggaggacagcgaaaacgttataaggacatcctcaaagcctccctggtaaagtgtgacatcaccactgacacctgggagaccctggccgaaggccgcccgaggtggagaaagtacatccgggagggcgttgagctcttcgagtctcaacgcaaagagcatgaagtggccaagcgcaggcagcagaaggatccaacttgccactttgccctggatcccatgggctttaaccttcttgaccagtctaacGTGTGcgacctgatcaaaagctttgctaaagtccatatacactacatcgttcgCACTACCTtcctcaaccctcttggttacctcctcaaaaaattcaatcaggtcagtcaaacacgattttcccttcacaaatccgtgctgactgtccctaattaatccttgcctttccaaatgtagatttatcctgtctttgagaatttaaaaaataattttcccaccactgaggttaggctgacaggcctgtaattacttggcatatccctttctcccttcttaaataagagtactacattagcagtcctccaatcctcgggcaccatgcccaaatccaaaaaggactggaaaatgatggtcaagacctctgctatttccttttttactttgctcaacagcatgggatgcatttcatccgggcctggggacttatctactttcaaagtgttatgtatttatgcctggggtcaccagacaccgggggacgccactgtcggaagtcattgggctgtacgcacacgtgcgcggtcactggtatataaacgcggataccatgtcacgcgggttactttgggcgaaaataaagttggatcaggtttacacctgaggcactttacagtaacaagtcttatgAGTCATTAGATTCAttattcaaagctgctaaaccccttaatacttcctctctcactatttcatccagaatatcacactcctcctcgaaagcagtatctgcattgcccctttcctttgtgaaaacagatgcaaagtattcgttaagtaccttaccaacatcttctgcc is a genomic window of Pristiophorus japonicus isolate sPriJap1 chromosome 4, sPriJap1.hap1, whole genome shotgun sequence containing:
- the LOC139262459 gene encoding homeobox protein not2-like yields the protein MQPMFLDRTFYPAFVSDPCAFYPARCSSPYTKPQEEAPAKKRPFTVEFLLSKSPREGGECCGQPLEPRVPVYPSAVCAPLPAGYPVLCQAQDYYSQPWYSRWDMNGVDWGFSRPTLLQPIPAKNVKLKRFRAIFTQEQLTVLEREFRKHRYIIGPQRVGLAAALGLTVLQVKVWFQNRRIKWKKNIEKLQQVNPAEQAVTTARRRTLRAGAEGSPPTQEEARDLPGKRATDNIGRLRVSV